One Nitrosopumilus piranensis genomic region harbors:
- a CDS encoding 50S ribosomal protein L14, producing the protein MAKQAGKGVEEFRPYVTKVIPVGANIVCADNSGAKILEVINVPRHKTRASRLPSASVGDFCNVVVKKGPAELRKQVYGAVIIRQKYAIRRLNGVRVCFEDNAAVLITPEGETKGTDIKGPVAAEASEKWPRVANLASMVV; encoded by the coding sequence ATGGCAAAGCAAGCAGGTAAGGGAGTAGAAGAATTCCGCCCATATGTAACTAAAGTTATTCCAGTCGGAGCAAATATTGTATGTGCAGATAATTCTGGCGCTAAAATTTTAGAAGTAATTAACGTTCCAAGGCACAAAACAAGAGCATCAAGACTCCCATCAGCATCAGTTGGAGATTTTTGTAATGTTGTTGTAAAGAAAGGTCCAGCTGAATTAAGAAAACAAGTGTATGGTGCAGTTATAATTAGACAAAAATATGCAATTCGCAGATTAAATGGTGTAAGAGTTTGTTTTGAAGACAACGCAGCAGTACTAATCACTCCAGAAGGAGAAACAAAAGGAACAGACATCAAAGGACCAGTAGCAGCAGAAGCTTCAGAGAAATGGCCAAGAGTAGCTAACTTGGCATCAATGGTGGTATAA
- the rplX gene encoding 50S ribosomal protein L24: MKPTKMRNKMIYRASYKTKSKQLGSALSKDLHKKYGKRSVRVVEGDSVTILRGEFKGVDGKVSEVSTEKSSVAIEGVKKEKTKGDKFDVFIHTSNLLVTSLNTSDKWRMAKLEGKDPTNLPKETPKAAEETAQDTSKKEESQKTDTKETKVEKESQKKEDEN; this comes from the coding sequence ATGAAACCAACAAAAATGCGTAACAAGATGATTTATCGTGCATCATACAAGACAAAAAGTAAGCAACTTGGAAGTGCACTATCAAAAGATCTACATAAAAAATATGGAAAAAGAAGTGTCAGAGTAGTTGAAGGAGACAGCGTAACTATTCTTAGAGGAGAATTCAAAGGTGTAGATGGCAAAGTTTCAGAAGTATCTACAGAAAAAAGCAGTGTTGCCATTGAAGGAGTAAAGAAAGAAAAAACCAAAGGTGACAAATTTGATGTTTTTATTCACACCTCAAATCTGCTTGTCACATCATTAAACACATCAGACAAATGGAGAATGGCAAAGTTGGAAGGTAAAGATCCAACAAATCTACCTAAAGAGACACCAAAAGCTGCTGAAGAAACCGCTCAAGATACATCAAAGAAAGAAGAGTCACAGAAAACAGATACTAAAGAAACAAAAGTGGAGAAAGAATCACAAAAAAAGGAAGATGAGAATTAA
- a CDS encoding 30S ribosomal protein S4e: protein MVSISGSKKLKRQMAPQFWGITRKDKRFVITVRPGPHKKDHSVPTAVFLRDMLKIVTSLREAKTAIYSGKVKIDGVVRKSLHHAIGLMDIVELENVPDVYRLVPTEGKLLKPIKINDSEKTKKLVRVISKTTINKGKMQIGFHDGRSTISDTKVNVGDVCLIQVPDQKILEVIKLETGNHGLVTRGINAGQIGKIESIEEGTFILPKRVILSLGDRKIEIPADIIMPIGKEEPIIQLK, encoded by the coding sequence ATGGTAAGCATTTCAGGTAGTAAAAAACTCAAACGACAAATGGCCCCTCAATTCTGGGGAATTACAAGAAAAGACAAAAGATTTGTAATTACGGTAAGACCAGGCCCTCACAAAAAGGATCATTCAGTACCTACAGCAGTATTTCTTAGAGATATGTTAAAGATTGTCACAAGTCTTAGAGAAGCAAAAACTGCAATCTATTCTGGAAAAGTAAAGATTGATGGAGTTGTTAGAAAATCACTACATCACGCAATTGGATTAATGGATATAGTGGAACTAGAAAATGTTCCAGATGTTTATCGTCTTGTGCCAACAGAAGGTAAGCTGCTAAAACCAATCAAAATTAACGATTCAGAAAAAACTAAAAAACTTGTTAGAGTTATCAGTAAAACTACAATTAACAAAGGAAAAATGCAAATAGGATTCCATGATGGGCGTTCAACAATTTCAGATACCAAAGTCAATGTTGGAGATGTATGTTTAATTCAAGTTCCAGATCAAAAAATTCTTGAAGTAATTAAATTAGAAACAGGAAACCATGGATTAGTAACACGTGGAATTAACGCAGGCCAGATTGGAAAGATTGAAAGTATTGAAGAAGGCACATTCATCCTTCCAAAAAGAGTTATTCTGTCTTTAGGAGATAGAAAAATCGAAATTCCAGCAGACATCATCATGCCAATAGGAAAAGAGGAACCAATAATTCAATTAAAGTGA
- a CDS encoding 50S ribosomal protein L5, whose translation MSQTTESPMKKISLEKVVLNMGVGKSGDVIDIARRALEQISGKKPSARNAKETQRDWGVRKGEPIGVAVTIRGDDAKELLKRLLEAKGNTVNGRSFDNFGNYSFGIKEHIDIPGVKYEPSIGILGLGISVTLTRPGYGIRRRSKHKASVGKSHIITNQEAKDYLVKEFGVTVA comes from the coding sequence ATGTCTCAAACAACAGAATCCCCAATGAAAAAAATCTCTTTAGAGAAAGTAGTACTAAACATGGGAGTTGGTAAATCTGGAGATGTAATTGACATTGCAAGAAGAGCATTAGAACAAATTTCTGGTAAAAAACCATCAGCACGTAACGCAAAAGAAACACAAAGAGATTGGGGAGTAAGAAAAGGAGAACCAATTGGAGTTGCAGTTACAATTCGCGGTGATGATGCAAAAGAATTATTGAAAAGATTACTTGAAGCAAAAGGAAATACTGTAAATGGAAGATCATTTGATAATTTTGGAAATTATTCATTTGGAATTAAAGAACATATTGATATTCCAGGTGTGAAATATGAACCATCAATTGGAATTTTAGGTCTTGGAATTTCAGTTACACTAACTAGGCCAGGTTATGGAATTAGAAGAAGAAGCAAACACAAAGCAAGTGTTGGTAAATCTCACATTATTACAAATCAAGAAGCAAAGGATTATCTAGTAAAAGAGTTTGGAGTGACGGTAGCATAA
- a CDS encoding 30S ribosomal protein S14, translating into MAKDRSYEFTGRKKHDFGRGSRWCKRCGDYTAVIQKYDLMLCRRCFREVATSLGFRKNR; encoded by the coding sequence ATGGCAAAAGATAGATCATACGAATTTACAGGTAGAAAAAAGCACGATTTTGGCAGAGGTTCAAGATGGTGTAAAAGATGCGGAGACTATACAGCTGTTATACAAAAATACGACTTGATGTTATGCAGACGATGCTTTAGAGAAGTAGCAACATCTCTGGGATTTAGGAAAAATAGGTGA
- a CDS encoding 30S ribosomal protein S8: MPATNILANLFVTLYNNETRRKGECTILPTSKLGIEVLKTLQKDGYIGEFEHIDDKRGGKFKIKLLAKITKCGAISPRFKVKTDEFNNWEQQYLPAYDRGMLLVTTNQGVMSHHDAAQKGIGGFLIGYVY, translated from the coding sequence ATGCCAGCAACTAACATTTTAGCAAATCTATTTGTCACATTATACAATAACGAAACAAGAAGAAAAGGAGAGTGTACAATACTTCCAACTTCAAAATTGGGAATTGAAGTTCTCAAAACACTTCAAAAAGATGGATACATTGGAGAATTCGAACATATTGATGATAAAAGAGGAGGAAAATTCAAAATCAAATTATTGGCAAAGATTACAAAATGTGGTGCAATTTCACCTAGATTCAAAGTAAAAACTGATGAGTTTAACAATTGGGAACAGCAATACTTGCCAGCATACGATAGAGGAATGCTTCTTGTTACAACTAACCAGGGAGTAATGTCACATCATGATGCAGCACAGAAAGGAATTGGGGGATTTTTGATAGGATATGTCTACTAG
- a CDS encoding 50S ribosomal protein L6 — translation MSTSQLEKMQDQVEIPEGVKVTQNKHMLLFEGPLGKTHKSFRNIPVKIDISDNKVNLKTIGERKRDYAILHTARSIIRNICEGLVEGYTIKMKVVFAHFPITVKVEGKKILIENYQGERAPRTTHIMGNTKVIPKGEDVILTGEVWTDITQTAANIELKTKVKNKDHRVFLDGIYVYEKKKGIEK, via the coding sequence ATGTCTACTAGTCAACTTGAAAAAATGCAAGATCAGGTGGAAATCCCAGAGGGAGTCAAGGTTACACAAAATAAACACATGTTATTGTTTGAAGGTCCACTAGGAAAAACACACAAAAGTTTTCGAAACATTCCAGTCAAAATTGACATTTCAGATAATAAAGTAAATCTCAAAACAATTGGTGAGAGAAAAAGAGATTATGCAATTTTACACACTGCAAGATCAATAATCAGAAATATTTGTGAAGGTCTCGTAGAAGGATATACAATAAAGATGAAAGTTGTTTTTGCACACTTTCCAATCACAGTAAAAGTTGAAGGAAAAAAAATTCTAATTGAAAATTATCAAGGAGAAAGAGCACCAAGAACTACACACATCATGGGAAATACAAAAGTAATTCCTAAAGGTGAAGACGTAATTCTCACAGGAGAAGTTTGGACAGACATTACCCAAACTGCAGCTAATATAGAATTAAAAACCAAAGTAAAGAATAAAGATCACAGAGTTTTCCTAGACGGCATCTATGTCTATGAAAAGAAAAAAGGCATAGAAAAGTAG